The DNA sequence tgcactctgagcaggactccaagcccaggaacagcagatgcccaacagcagctccatcaatgagttcctcctgctgccgttggcagacacgcggcagctgcagctcctgcacttctggctcttgctgggcatctacctggctgccctcctgggcaacggcctcatcagcacagccgtagcctgcgaccgccgcctgcacacccccatgtacttcttcctgctcaacctggccctcctcgacctgggctgcatctccaccactctccccaaagccatggccaacaccctctgggacaccagggccatctcctacacaggatgtgctgcacagctctttttctttgtcttctttatctcagcagagttttcccttctcaccatcatgtcctatgaccgctacgttgccatctgcaagcccctgcactacgggaccttgatggacagcagagcttgtgccaccatggcagcagctgcctggggcactgggtttctctattccctgctgcacactgccagtacgttttcactgcctctctgccaaggcaatgttgtcaaccagtttttctgtgaaatcccccagatcctcaagctctcctgctcagtctcctacctcagggaagttatttttctttttttcagtgcaagttTAGTCCTtgcatgctttgttttcatagttgtgtcctatgtgcagatcttcatggccgtgctgaggatgccctctgagcagggacggcacaaagccttctccacgtgcctccctcacctggccgtagtctccctgtttctcagcactgccatTTATGCcaacctgaagcccccctcagcctcctccccaTCCgtggacctgatggtggcagttctATACTCGGTGGTGCCACCAGCATCGAAtcccctcatctacagcatgaggaacaggga is a window from the Excalfactoria chinensis isolate bCotChi1 unplaced genomic scaffold, bCotChi1.hap2 Scaffold_82, whole genome shotgun sequence genome containing:
- the LOC140265283 gene encoding olfactory receptor 14J1-like — encoded protein: MPNSSSINEFLLLPLADTRQLQLLHFWLLLGIYLAALLGNGLISTAVACDRRLHTPMYFFLLNLALLDLGCISTTLPKAMANTLWDTRAISYTGCAAQLFFFVFFISAEFSLLTIMSYDRYVAICKPLHYGTLMDSRACATMAAAAWGTGFLYSLLHTASTFSLPLCQGNVVNQFFCEIPQILKLSCSVSYLREVIFLFFSASLVLACFVFIVVSYVQIFMAVLRMPSEQGRHKAFSTCLPHLAVVSLFLSTAIYANLKPPSASSPSVDLMVAVLYSVVPPASNPLIYSMRNREVKDGVRKVITKCVSLAVSCPSFRIHGL